One region of bacterium genomic DNA includes:
- a CDS encoding MmgE/PrpD family protein — MTVSGKMAAWAAALRYEDIAPEAITAAKRFLFDSVGCAYGGLLQHDCKIALEVLAETAGPGPASVIGTGKRMDPVSAALANALLIRVLDYNDIYWKQDPSHPSDLIPAAMSAAARAGGTGRDLLLG, encoded by the coding sequence ATGACTGTGAGCGGGAAGATGGCGGCCTGGGCGGCCGCCCTGCGTTACGAAGACATCGCGCCCGAGGCGATCACAGCCGCCAAGCGGTTCCTGTTCGACAGCGTCGGCTGCGCCTACGGCGGCCTGCTGCAGCACGACTGCAAGATCGCCCTGGAGGTGCTCGCCGAGACCGCCGGACCCGGCCCGGCCTCGGTCATCGGCACCGGCAAGCGGATGGACCCGGTGTCCGCGGCGCTGGCCAACGCGCTCTTGATCCGCGTGCTCGACTACAACGACATCTACTGGAAGCAGGACCCGTCGCACCCCAGCGACCTCATCCCGGCGGCGATGAGCGCCGCGGCGCGCGCCGGCGGCACCGGCCGCGACCTGCTGCTGGGC